Proteins from one Polynucleobacter wuianus genomic window:
- a CDS encoding CysB family HTH-type transcriptional regulator, translated as MNLHQFRFVREAVRQNFNLTSAAKALFTSQPGVSKAIIELEDELGVEIFRRHGKRIRSLTEPGKRILSSIERILDEVETLKRVGKDFASQDQGNFVIATTHTQARYALPKVLTEFTKRFPKVRVSIQQGSPGQIAELLSHDRADIAIATEGIANTPGVLALPGYQWQHVIMVPLSHPLLNQATVTLEEIAKYPIITYDKAFAGRSKIDAAFAQRSITPDIILEAIDADVIKTYVEAGMGIGIVAGHAYDPDRDRNLKVIPVGHLFGNNVTHIGVKQGAYLRSFVYTFIELFSPTLTKKIVEQAMSEKAETYEI; from the coding sequence ATGAACCTTCATCAATTCCGCTTTGTCCGCGAAGCCGTAAGACAAAACTTCAACCTCACCTCTGCTGCTAAGGCTCTATTCACATCGCAACCCGGCGTATCAAAGGCGATTATCGAATTGGAAGATGAGCTTGGGGTTGAGATTTTTCGTCGTCACGGAAAGCGCATTCGCTCCCTTACCGAACCAGGTAAACGTATTCTGAGCTCCATTGAGCGCATCCTTGATGAGGTTGAGACACTCAAGCGGGTGGGTAAGGATTTTGCAAGTCAAGATCAAGGCAACTTTGTGATTGCTACTACTCATACTCAGGCACGTTATGCACTACCTAAAGTGCTTACTGAATTTACAAAACGTTTTCCTAAAGTGCGCGTCAGCATCCAACAAGGAAGCCCAGGCCAAATTGCCGAGTTACTCAGTCATGACCGCGCAGACATTGCCATTGCTACGGAAGGAATCGCTAATACACCCGGCGTACTAGCACTACCAGGCTATCAATGGCAGCATGTCATCATGGTGCCATTAAGTCACCCATTACTTAATCAAGCCACCGTAACCCTTGAGGAGATAGCAAAGTATCCCATCATCACTTATGACAAAGCCTTTGCAGGTCGAAGCAAAATTGACGCAGCCTTTGCACAACGCAGCATCACCCCTGACATTATTTTGGAAGCCATTGATGCGGATGTAATCAAAACCTATGTTGAAGCAGGAATGGGTATTGGTATTGTTGCTGGCCATGCCTATGACCCTGACCGAGATCGTAATCTTAAAGTGATTCCTGTGGGTCACTTATTTGGAAACAATGTCACGCACATTGGCGTTAAACAAGGCGCCTATTTGAGATCGTTCGTCTACACGTTTATTGAGCTTTTCTCACCAACCCTCACCAAAAAAATTGTTGAGCAAGCAATGAGTGAGAAAGCAGAGACCTACGAAATTTAG